Part of the Listeria innocua genome is shown below.
TGTAAATAAAGACGGAGAACCAAAAATCACATCTTACGGTCAAGATTATGAAATAGCTTTATTTGATAAAGATGGAAATGAAGTACAATCAGCAATTAAAACGAATAGTAAGGGAGAATTTTCTTTTGATGATGTAGCCATTAAAAACCCAGCTGATTTTAAATTAAAAGTAACTGCACCAACTGGAACGAATTTTGTCTACTCAGCAAAAAATCCTTTATTTAATATGTCTACAAAGGAATATACTTTAAATAGTGTAGTTCCAGGCGTGGGTGGGGTAGCAGAAATTTATATTACTGAAACTAGTAAACCAACTACAAAGATTATACTAGATAAAGCAGTTACTCCAAATGCAATTACAATTGAATCAAGTGATGAAGCTACAGAAGTAACAAATGAATGGACAGTAGTAGATAGTAATGGAACAGTCGTTTATTCTGGAACCGGAAATACGATTCGTATTCCAAACGATGAAGGAACGTATATAGCTAAAAACACAGCAACAGATGAGGCTGGAAATACCGCTTCTGATGAAAAAACGTTTGATATAGATTATACAGTTCCGACATTAACAGTTAATCAAGATACATCAGCAGAAGTGAATAGTACTGAGGCAAATATTGATTGGATTAAGCCGTTAAATGTAGCAGCAACAGATACGCATGATGGAAATATCACGCCAGTAGTAGATTATAGTAAAGTTAAATGGGATGTACTTGGAACATACCCAGTTACTGTTACAGCAACAGATGCAAGTGGCAACAAAGCTACTCAAACAGTAAATTTACGCATAGTAGATACTACTTCGCCTACAATTTTAATAACGAATAATCCATTAACGTATTCTATCGAAAACATGCGAAAATTAACTGAACAAGAATTGTATAAAGCGGCAGGACTTATCGGTGGAGATAATTATGATTTAGCACCAGGTCAATCAGTCCAACCAAATAAACAGCCAATGGTATTTACTAGCAACTTTAGTACTATTTTTAGTGACATCGCTAGTGTGAAACCTGGACAATATCAAGTTCAAGTGAATTTAGCAGATTCTAGTGGAAATCAAGCTATTCCACAAACAATTACTATTAATGTAGTAGATACCATGGGACCAGTGATTAAAGCAGATAATGTGTCTTACCACGTTAATACAACAAAAACAGAAGCAGAATTCTTCCAAGATGCTCGTTTAGATGTGACAGATAACAATGATGATACAACTAATTTAATTATTACTTCTAATTTTGCAGAAAAAGTGAATTTGAATAAGCCTGGTAAGTATGAAGTAACCATCAGTGCTACAGATACTAAAGGCAATCAAACAACAAAAGAAATAACAGTTCAAGTAAGCAAGGATAAACCAGTCATTACTGCAGGTCCAAAAATAAGCTACCAAGGAAAAACCGAAGTAACAGAAGCTACCTTTTTAAGCGATATCCACGGGGAAGTAACGGATGAATTAGATGGTGATGTTAAAATTACTAGTGATTTTGCTAAAAAAGTAGATTTTAATAAAGTAGGAACATATACGGTTACTTTAAATGCGAAAGATGAATATGGTAATACTGCAGAACCTGTAAAAGTGTCAGTACGCATCTTTAATAAGATCGCACCAACTTTCAATAATGCTGATAATAAAACAATTGAAGCAGTAAACGAGTTACCATCATTAGAATCTATATTTAACATTGAAGCAAAAGACTATCTTTCAGGTAATAAATTAAAAGTAACTTATACACCAGATCAAACAATTAAAGGCAATGTTTTAGGTGAGTATTCTATTAAAGTCACAACGAAAGATGATTCAGGCAACACAGCTGAAACAACTGTTACTTTAACAATTAAAGATACAACAGGACCAAGCATAAAAATGACTAAATCAACAAACAAATTAGAAGTACAAAGCAAAGAACCGAATTGGATAACTTTCTTTGGAGTAAAAGCGACTGATATTGTTGATGGTGATGTAACAAAAAATATTAAAGTAGACAGTAGTGAAGTCAATCTTAATAAAGTAGGAACTTATCCTATCTACTTTACAGTTACAGATGCACTTGGAAATGAAGCTAGTAAATCAAAAAGCACAGTGCAGATTGTAGATACAAGTAGTCCTGCGCTAACAATCGACAAACTAGAAATTAGTTATCCAACAGGAAAAACAGTTTCTGATAAGCAATTTCTACAAGATATTGGTACTAAAGTTACAAATAGTTATGGAACAGTAAAAGTAACTACTAATCTAAGTAAAATTGTTGATTGGGACAAAGCTGGACAGTATAAAGTAACTGTAACAGCGACAAATTCATCTGGAGGCGTTGCTGAGAAAACGATTCTATTAACGGTCAAAAAAGCTGATTCAGCGTTTATAGCAATACCAAGTAAGAATGATAATAATAACAAACCAACAAAAAATATCCCAAAAACAGGAGATACTTTAAATACAGAGCTAATTGTCTTTGGTGTTATGTCGCTACTTGTTGGAGGATGGTTGTTCTTAAGAAGAAAAACAAAAGTAAAAACAAAGTGATTCATAATATTTGAAGAATGTTGTAAGACTCAAAAGTTAGACCTAAAACCGCCCAGAGGAATCTGGTCGGTTTTTTATTCGGCTTGCATTCTATATAACCAATAAAAATACGCCCCAAGAGTTAGATTTTTTGGTCTAACTTTAGGAGGCGCACTAAATTGAGTCCGTTCTTTTTTACAAATATTTAGTAATAAACTCACTATTCTGCGGTCGATCTTTCATTTCCAGTACAGATATATCATGGACGATACTATCCAGCTTAATTTGATCCATTTCAAGTTCTATTTTTTGTTGGAGAAGTTCATATTTACTTGAAAGTACTTGTTGGATATTGGCTCCGACGATGCAATCTGGGTTGGTTTTTGGATCGACATGGATTAAATTTGTGTTGCCTTCAATACTTTTATAAACATCTAGCAGCGATATTTCCTCGGGTGGCTTGGTGAGAATCGGATTCGCTTTACCAGTTTGTGTTGTAATAAGGTTTGCTTTTTTTAAATTGCTCATAATTCTTCTAATATTGGCAGGATTTGTTTTAACACTACTAGCGATAATTTCACTCGATAATAAATTCGTGTTTTTGAAAATCTCTATATAAGCCAAAATGTGGATAGCATCACTAAATTGGATGGAGTATTTCATTTTATTCAATCCTTTCAATTTTTCTTCTTGACTTATCTTATCATAATGTTTATTATAAAGGTGTAAATTATAAATGTACAGCTTAA
Proteins encoded:
- a CDS encoding Rrf2 family transcriptional regulator, producing MKGLNKMKYSIQFSDAIHILAYIEIFKNTNLLSSEIIASSVKTNPANIRRIMSNLKKANLITTQTGKANPILTKPPEEISLLDVYKSIEGNTNLIHVDPKTNPDCIVGANIQQVLSSKYELLQQKIELEMDQIKLDSIVHDISVLEMKDRPQNSEFITKYL